DNA from bacterium:
GAGATTGATTTCTTTAATCTAACTATTTGTTTAAAATTAGTTTCAGAAGGAAGTAATTTAAAAGAAAAATCCTCTCTCTTTATCAAAGGGGGGTTAATAAAAGAAGAGTTACTTGGATCCATGTTAGGATGTCAAGAAGTAGAAGGAGTTTTTTCTTTGTTAGAAAAGACAGAGTTTTCTTCTATCGCAGAAGAAGGAAGTTTGTTGTATGGTAAGATGAAAAAACTATCTATTATAGAAAGGCTTTTAGAAGGAGTAATCATTAAAAAAGCTGCTCGGATGTATTCAAAAAACCCTCTCTCCATCTCTATCGCTATTGGTTATTTATGGGAAAAGTATAACGAATTTGTTAATTTAAAGAGTATTACTTGGGGTATCAAACATCAGGTACCTCCTGAGATTATTAAAGGAGAATTGATCTTTGTATAAGATATTAGCAATTATGGAAAGTAAAGCTATCGATGGGTTTATGCTTACGGGTATAGAAGTAGTAAATACTAAGTCAAGGAAAGAATCAGAACAACTTCTCTCGGAAAATTTGGGAAAGGGCAAGTATGGAATTATCATCATTGAAGAGGATTTGTATGAAGACCTTAGTCTTTCCTTAAAGAAGGTGATCGAGAAAGGCGATCTTCCGGTTGTCATTCCTTTGCCTTTAAATATGGAATGGAGAGAAAAAGACCATCTTTTTAAGAGTAATTATATCTCTCAGTTATTAAGAAAGACTATTGGATATGAAATAAAGATTAATTAAAGATGAGGAAAAGTGATTATGAAAAAAGAGATCAGCGGTGTTATTGCTAAAGTTTCTGGTCCCGCAGTAATTGCCAAAAATATGATTGGTTGCAAGATGTATGATGTGGTGGAAGTAGGAAAGTTAAAGTTAATTGGAGAGGTTATTAGGTTAGATCAAGATATAGCTTTTATTCAAGTGTATGAAGATACGACCGGACTAAATGTAGGGGAAGTGGTGTGTTCTACTAATGATCCACTATGCGTGGAATTAGGCCCTGGTCTCTTAGGAGGTATCTTTGATGGTTTACAAAGACCATTAAGTGAAATAGAAGCGATTACTGGAAGTTTTATTGCTCGAGGAGTAAGAGTCCATAATCTTTCTCGAGATCGTAAATGGCATTTTATTCCTAATGTTAGTCCTGGAGATCCCGTAGAAGCTGGGGATATATTAGGTGAAGTTCAAGAAAAAGAAAATATCTCTCATAAGATATTAGTTCCCCCAGGTATTTCTGGAAAAATAAAAAAGATCGAGGAAGGTGAATATTTCTTAGAAGAAGAAGTAGCCTGGTTAGAAAATGAAGTTGGTTTAAAGATGTATCAAAGATGGCCGGTAAGAGTCCCCAGGCCAATTAAGAAAAGATTAAGCATTGAAAGACCTTTTATTACGGGACAACGAATACTTGATTACTTGTTTCCAGTAGCCGAAGGGGGCACGGCTTGTATTCCAGGAGGTTTTGGAACAGGAAAGACAGTGACGGAACAAACTTTAGCTAAGTACTCAGAAGCTGATGTTATTGTCTACGTAGGCTGTGGGGAACGGGGAAATGAAATGGCTGATGTTCTTCATGAATTTCCTCAACTTGATGATCCTAAAGGAAAAGGTAAATTAATGGATCGAACCATCTTGATTGCTAATGTTTCCAATATGCCGGTAGCAGCGAGAGAAGCTTCTATTTATACAGGAATAACTTTGGCTGAATATTACCGAGATATGGGGTATAAAGTAGCTTTAATGGCTGATTCTACTTCGCGCTGGGCTGAGGCTTTAAGAGAAATATCCTCTCGCTTAGAAGAATTACCCGGAGAAGAAGGATTTCCTACTTATCTGGCAGCCCGACTTTCTGGATTTTTTGAACGTTCTGGAAGGGTTATTTGTTCAGGCTCTGACAAGAGAATTGGTTCTCTTACCGTTATTGGAGCTGTTTCTCCGGCCGGAGGTGATTTTTCAGAACCAGTTACCCAAAGCGCTCTAAGAATTACTGGATCTTTTTGGGCATTAGATACTGCTTTAGCTTATCGAAGGCATTTTCCTTCTATCAACTGGCATCGAAGTTATAGCTTATATTTTACCCTTATTAAGAACTGGCTTAATAAGCAGGTAAATCCAAACTGGGAGAAAAATAGAGAAAGAGTTATGAAGCTTCTCCAAGAAGAAGTTTCGCTTCAGGAAACAGTCCAGTTGATAGGTCCAGAAAACTTAAAGGATGAAGAAAAATTAACCTTGGAAACCTGCAAAATAATCAGGGATAGTTTTTTAGCCCAAAATGCTATGGATCCAGTTGATGCGACTACTTCTTTAGAAAAACAATTCTTGATCTTAGATAATATGTTATTTTTTTATGATAAGACTATGGAGATTCTTAAAAAGGGAGGAATATTCCAGGATATCTTAGATTTACCCATCAGAGAAGATATTTCTCGACAAAGAACTATACCAGAAAGTGAATTTTTGAAAAAAGCAGAAGAGATTAGGAAAGAAATTAACACTCAATTAGAAAACATTATTAAAAAATAAAAAATAAAGGAGAAAAAAGTAATGAGTCTTTTATTAAAAAAGCATTCTGGGGTTAAGTGCATTTCTGGTCCTTTAATTATTGTAAAATATGTACCTGAACTTTGTTATGGAGCTATTGTCGAAATAACTGATGGATTAAATAATATTCGCCATGGACAAGTGTTGGAGGTCTCAGAGGAGCATGCAGTTATTCAGGTCTTTGAACATACCTTAGGTTTAGATGTAGAAAAAACTTCCGTGAATTTATTAGAAAATGAAGCTACTTTAGGAGTAACTAAAGATTTGATAGGAAGAGTCTTAAATGGCTGCGGAAAACCTATTGATGGCGCAGGAGAAATAATACCTGATCTATATCTCCCTATTATTGGCCAGGCCATAAATCCTGTCTCCCGAGAAATTCCCAGAGATTTTATTCAGACTGGAATTACCAGCATTGATGGCTTTAATACCTTAGTCCGAGGCCAAAAATTACCTATATTTTCTGGAGCAGGTCTTCCTGCAGATGAAATTGCCGCTCAAATTATCAAGCAAGCTAAAGTATTAGAAAAAGATACTCATTTCTTAATAGTATTTGCGGGCATGGGAATTACCCAAAGAGAAGCTAATTTCTTTATGAATTATTTTGAGGAATCTGGAAGTTTCAACAAAGTAATTACTTTACTA
Protein-coding regions in this window:
- a CDS encoding V-type ATP synthase subunit F, which translates into the protein MYKILAIMESKAIDGFMLTGIEVVNTKSRKESEQLLSENLGKGKYGIIIIEEDLYEDLSLSLKKVIEKGDLPVVIPLPLNMEWREKDHLFKSNYISQLLRKTIGYEIKIN
- a CDS encoding V-type ATP synthase subunit A, which gives rise to MKKEISGVIAKVSGPAVIAKNMIGCKMYDVVEVGKLKLIGEVIRLDQDIAFIQVYEDTTGLNVGEVVCSTNDPLCVELGPGLLGGIFDGLQRPLSEIEAITGSFIARGVRVHNLSRDRKWHFIPNVSPGDPVEAGDILGEVQEKENISHKILVPPGISGKIKKIEEGEYFLEEEVAWLENEVGLKMYQRWPVRVPRPIKKRLSIERPFITGQRILDYLFPVAEGGTACIPGGFGTGKTVTEQTLAKYSEADVIVYVGCGERGNEMADVLHEFPQLDDPKGKGKLMDRTILIANVSNMPVAAREASIYTGITLAEYYRDMGYKVALMADSTSRWAEALREISSRLEELPGEEGFPTYLAARLSGFFERSGRVICSGSDKRIGSLTVIGAVSPAGGDFSEPVTQSALRITGSFWALDTALAYRRHFPSINWHRSYSLYFTLIKNWLNKQVNPNWEKNRERVMKLLQEEVSLQETVQLIGPENLKDEEKLTLETCKIIRDSFLAQNAMDPVDATTSLEKQFLILDNMLFFYDKTMEILKKGGIFQDILDLPIREDISRQRTIPESEFLKKAEEIRKEINTQLENIIKK